A single Oryctolagus cuniculus chromosome 18, mOryCun1.1, whole genome shotgun sequence DNA region contains:
- the LOC100344275 gene encoding LOW QUALITY PROTEIN: vomeronasal type-2 receptor 116 (The sequence of the model RefSeq protein was modified relative to this genomic sequence to represent the inferred CDS: inserted 3 bases in 3 codons) produces MLSCRLQLKSYQYLLAFIFAIEEVNRSPHLLPNVSLGFGLYNAIHSEWKTLESTLTWLSAVGKAIPNYTCVRKSKSVAVITGNTGAISAQIGVLLELYKFPQLTYGPFDQILGENHQFTYQXAPRESSLALGMVSLMLHFHWTWVGLVIAEDTRGIQFLWDIRDEMNKNEICVAFVEMLSVMGKRNAPSDWHYYFRILESTASVVVIYGDTNSLMSLSFSKYGLLVTWKVWITTSQWDFITSDVELMMDTFHGTLSFSHSHNEIPGFKHFLKTVNPSVYPEDFYLTKFWFLYVPCSISKSDCETLQGCSVNASLEDLPVHVFDMSMSEGSYHIYNAVYAMAHTLHETLLQRVEVQPVWNGDGLMMYPWQLNSFLKNIKFDNSVGDEVNLDQERVFRKDYDILNYWNFPQGLHLQVKVGKFSPRAPHGHRLSISEEMIEWNVEFKEIPRSVCSESCGPGFRKTHQEGQAACCFDCTPCPENEISNETDVEQCVRCLDDXYPNPARDRCLPKVVVFLAYEDPLGAALAGLALGFSVLTALVLGVFVKHRNTPLVKANNHNLSYTLLTSLCLCFLCSLLFLGRPNTATCILQQTTFAIVFTVAVSTVLAKTITVVLAFKATAPGKRMRQWLVSGTPNSVIPICSLLQVMLCGIWLGTCPPFIDTDTHAEPQQLLVLCNKGSATLFYLVLGYLGXLALGSFSVAFLARSLPDTFNEAKYLTFSMLVFCSVWVTFIPVYNSTKGKVMVAVEVFSILASSAGLLGCIFAPKCYILLVRPNRNVLQGIKEKARCS; encoded by the exons ATGCTTTCTTGCAGGTTACAACTTAAAAGTTACCAGTACCTTCTGGCCTTTATATTTGCCATTGAAGAGGTCAACAGGAGCCCACACCTGTTACCCAACGTGTCCCTGGGATTTGGTCTCTACAACGCCATccatagtgaatggaagaccctgGAGAGCACCCTGACCTGGTTGTCTGCCGTGGGCAAGGCCATTCCTAATTACACCTGTGTGAGGAAGAGCAAGTCTGTGGCAGTCATTACAGGAAACACAGGGGCGATTTCAGCACAGATAGGGGTGCTGTTGGAACTCTACAAATTCCCTCAG CTCACCTATGGTCCTTTTGATCAAATTCTGGGAGAAAATCATCAGTTTACCTACC AAGCTCCCAGGGAATCATCTCTGGCCCTGGGCATGGTGTCCTTGATGCTGCACTTCCACTGGACGTGGGTGGGGTTGGTCATCGCTGAGGACACCAGGGGCATTCAATTCCTGTGGGATATAAGAGATGAAATGAACAAGAACGAGATCTGTGTGGCCTTTGTGGAAATGCTCTCTGTCATGGGCAAGAGGAATGCACCATCTGATTGGCACTACTACTTTAGAATCTTAGAATCAACTGCAAGTGTAGTGGTCATTTATGGTGACACAAACTCATTAATGAGCCTGAGTTTCTCAAAATATGGGCTCCTTGTGACTTGGAAAGTGTGGATCACGACATCACAATGGGATTTCATCACCAGTGATGTGGAGCTCATGATGGACACATTCCATGGGACTTTGAGTTTTTCACACTCCCACAATGAAATCCCTGGTTTCAAGCATTTTCTCAAGACAGTGAATCCATCTGTGTACCCAGAAGACTTTTATCTCACTAAATTTTGGTTTCTTTACGTTCCCTGCTCGATTTCAAAGTCTGACTGTGAGACGTTGCAGGGCTGTTCTGTGAATGCCTCTCTGGAGGATCTGCCAGTGCACGTCTTTGACATGAGCATGTCTGAAGGGAGTTACCAcatctacaatgctgtgtatgccaTGGCCCACACCCTTCATGAAACGCTTCTTCAGCGGGTAGAGGTGCAGCCAGTGTGGAATGGAGATGGGTTGATGATGTACCCCTGGCAG CTTAACTCCTTTCTGAAGAACATCAAATTTGACAACAGTGTTGGTGATGAAGTGAATCTGGATCAGGAACGAGTTTTTAGGAAAGACTATGACATTCTCAACTACTGGAATTTCCCTCAAGGCCTTCACCTCCAGGTGAAGGTTGGAAAGTTTTCACCACGGGCTCCACATGGTCACCGTCTTTCCATATCTGAGGAGATGATAGAGTGGAATGTGGAGTTTAAAGAG ATTCCCCGTTCTGTGTGCAGTgagagctgtggcccaggattcaGGAAAACCCACCAGGAGGGACAGGCTGCCTGTTGCTTTGACTGTACCCCTTGTCCAGAGAATGAGATTTCTAATGAGACAG ATGTGGAGCAGTGTGTGCGCTGTCTAGACG CGTACCCAAATCCTGCACGAGATCGGTGCCTGCCCAAGGTCGTGGTGTTCCTGGCCTATGAAGACCCGTTAGGAGCAGCACTGGCCgggctggctcttggcttctctgTGCTCACTGCTCTGGTACTTGGGGTGTTTGTGAAGCACAGAAACACTCCCCTAGTCAAGGCCAATAACCACAACCTCAGCTACACCCTGCTCACCTCCCTGTgtctgtgcttcctctgctccctgcttTTCCTTGGCcgtcccaacacagccacctgcatCCTCCAGCAGACCACGTTTGCCATCGTGTTCACAGTGGCTGTGTCCACCGTCTTGGCTAAAACCATCACCGTGGTCCTGGCTTTCAAGGCCACAGCACCAGGGAAGAGGATGAGGCAGTGGTTGGTGTCAGGCACACCCAACTCTgtcattcccatctgctccctccTCCAAGTGATGCTCTGTGGAATCTGGCTGGGAACGTGTCCTCCCTTCattgacacagacacacatgctgaGCCTCAGCAGCTCCTGGTCCTGTGCAACAAGGGCTCTGCCACTCTCTTCTACCTCGTGCTGGGatacctgg ccctggctcTGGGCAGTTTCTCAGTGGCTTTCTTGGCCAGGAGTCTGCCTGATACATTCAATGAAGCCAAATACTtgacattcagcatgctggtgttctgcagtgtgtGGGTGACCTTCATTCCTGTGTATAatagcaccaaggggaaggtcatggtggctgtggaggtcttctccatcttggcctccagtgcgggactcctgggctgcatctttgccCCCAAGTGCTACATCCTTCTGGTGCGGCCAAACAGGAATGTTTTACAAGGAATAAAGGAGAAAGCAAGGTGTAGTTAA